A portion of the Glycine max cultivar Williams 82 chromosome 10, Glycine_max_v4.0, whole genome shotgun sequence genome contains these proteins:
- the LOC102662670 gene encoding uncharacterized protein, translated as MPLYSKFLKDLLTKKGKYIHSDNIVVEGNYSAIIQRILSPKYKDPGSVTIPCSIGAVSVGKALIDLGANINLMPLSMCRRIGELEIMPTRMTLQLADRSTIRPYGVVEDVLVKVRQFTFLADFVIMDIEEDAEISLILGRPFMLTANCVVDMGKGNLEMSVDDQKVTFNLFEAMKHPSDHKAYFKVEKVEHEIDMVARAVVLQSPLEKALTNTMECLTTEEEKEVQSCLEELEGVEENPSQRMVFEELKKDSLVEKAKVELKTLPEHLKPIR; from the coding sequence atgccactctactccaagtTTCTGAAAGATTTGTTGACCAAGAAGGGCAAATATATCCATAGTGATAATATTGTGGTGGAGGGAAACTATAGTGCTATTATTCAAAGAATTCTTTcacctaaatacaaggatccaGGGAGTGTCACCATCCCTTGCTCTATTGGTGCAGTGTCTGTTGGGAAAGCCCTCATTGATTTGGGGGCCAACATAAACTTGatgcctctctccatgtgcagaaggatTGGAGAGCTGGAAATCATGCCAACAAGAATGACATTGCAGCTGGCAGATCGATCTACTATAAGGCCTTATGGCGTGGTCgaagatgttttggtcaagGTGCGGCAATTTACCTTCCTTGCAGACTTCGTGATTATGGATATTGAAGAGGATGCTGAAATTTCGCTGATTTTGGGCCGTCCCTTCATGTTAACTGCCAATTGTGTAGTGGATATGGGGAAAGGTAATTTGGAAATGAGTGTGGATGATCAAAAAGTTACATTTAATCTATTTGAAGCCATGAAGCACCCAAGTGACCACAAGGCCTATTTTAAAGTAGAAAAGGTGGAACATGAGATAGACATGGTAGCTAGAGCCGTGGTACTACAGTCCCCACTTGAAAAAGCACTGACTAATACTATGGAATGTCTGACAAcggaggaagaaaaagaagtgcAGAGTTGTTTAGAGGAATTAGAAGGTGTAGAAGAAAATCCTTCCCAAAGAAtggtttttgaagaattaaaaaaggACAGTCTAGTAGAAAAGGCTAAAGTGGAGTTGAAGACTCTTCCAGAACATTTGAAACCAATCCGGTGA
- the LOC121172966 gene encoding uncharacterized protein, which yields MASDSSSALNTNSTVWEGIWHAEASSRCKKLVWRACSEGLPVRSLLLQKGIIKGDDTCPCCRTCKETTTHALLLCEEVKPFWLGSPLGLRVDWLHNVANITMSQWVDQCLDVLDKRGMGMLCAMVWGLWHKRNAWVIRKKKLDFAQVMAKALSVFATQEWVPPLDSKVKVNFAVSAIEDVGTGFGVIFRNSKAETMASGTYFLKDECYDSEIAATVCYKWAIEKSQELFFIDANFETDCQQLYNQWNEFTQENNTSSASYLDELLEECRTMMQGTEASLTLVAHTANKVAQCLARLAFDYGEKDWIDEVPNKALESLQSDLAAIADASADRSINVNIVLQD from the exons ATGGCAAGTGATAGTTCAAGTGCGTTGAACACAAATTCAACGGTGTGGGAGGGTATATGGCACGCAGAGGCATCTTCAAGGTGCAAGAAACTCGTGTGGCGCGCGTGCAGTGAGGGACTACCCGTGAGATCTTTGTTGTTACAAAAGGGCATCATCAAAGGGGACGACACGTGTCCCTGCTGCCGCACGTGCAAAGAAACAACCACACACGCTTTGTTGCTATGTGAGGAGGTTAAACCCTTTTGGTTGGGGTCTCCATTGGGGCTTAGAGTCGACTGGTTGCACAATGTGGCTAATATCACTATGTCACAATGGGTTGATCAATGTTTGGATGTTTTGGATAAAAGAGGAATGGGTATGTTATGTGCCATGGTGTGGGGTTTGTGGCACAAACGCAATGCTTGGGttataagaaagaagaaattggATTTCGCACAAGTTATGGCCAAGGCCTTGTCTGTGTTTGCTACTCAAGAGTGGGTCCCACCTTTAGATTCCAAAGTTAAGGTCAATTTTGCTGTTTCTGCGATAGAGGATGTTGGGACTGGATTCGGAGTGATTTTTAGAAACTCTAAAGCTGAAACTATGGCATCAG GTACATATTTTCTGAAGGATGAGTGTTATGATTCCGAAATTGCTGCGACAGTATGCTATAAGTGGGCCATAGAGAAATCACAGGAACTCTTTTTCATTGATGCTAATTTCGAAACTGATTGCCAACAGTTATACAATCAGTGGAACGAATTCACACAGGAAAACAACACTAGTTCTGCTTCTTACCTTGATGAACTTCTAGAAGAATGCAGAACAATGATGCAGGGTACAGAAGCATCTCTCACATTGGTGGCTCACACAGCCAATAAAGTGGCACAGTGTTTAGCCAGATTGGCTTTTGATTATGGTGAGAAAGATTGGATTGATGAGGTGCCGAATAAGGCATTAGAATCTTTACAATCTGATCTTGCAGCAATTGCTGATGCTTCTGCTGATCGATCAATAAATGTGAATATTGTTTTGCAGGACTAG